In one Heteronotia binoei isolate CCM8104 ecotype False Entrance Well chromosome 1, APGP_CSIRO_Hbin_v1, whole genome shotgun sequence genomic region, the following are encoded:
- the LOC132574087 gene encoding putative nuclease HARBI1 — protein MLQCLQQHVQFPTGEEEPRTARAGFALVAGFPNVMVAVDCTHVAMVAPRKDPMVYQNRHHFYSLNVQASCDHWGVFTDLVAKFPGSMQDAQIFTSSGLNLGPQPQMARGYPLLPYLLTPYQEDAPEDRAAYNQAHRATHIVIKHAFGELKMRFRCLHHTGGRCSMQLLPVAKLVAVCIMQHNIATRQCLLAPQELPLPNPVSPVQENVEAATRTAAQQDFRGHLNQECVRAHIWAT, from the exons ATGCTTCAGTGCCTCCAGCAGCATGTGCAGTTCCCAACAGGCGAGGAGGAGCCGCGGACTGCCAGAGCTGGCTTCGCGTTGGTTGCAGGGTTCCCCAATGTCATGGTGGCTGTGGACTGCACGCATGTCGCTATGGTGGCCCCACGGAAGGATCCCATGGTGTACCAGAACAGGCACCACTTCTACAGCCTCAATGTGCAGGCATCCTGCGACCACTGGGGAGTCTTCACAGATCTGGTGGCGAAGTTCCCAGGGAGCATGCAAGATGCTCAGATCTTCACGTCCTCGGGCCTCAACCTCGGGCCTCAACCCCAGATGGCCAggg GGTACCCGCTGCTGCCCTACCTGCTGACGCCGTACCAGGAGGACGCACCCGAGGACCGGGCAGCATACAACCAGGCACACAGGGCTACTCACATAGTCATCAAGCATGCCTTCGGGGAGCTGAAGATGAGGTTCCGCTGCCTGCACCACACGGGTGGCCGATGCAGCATGCAGCTCCTGCCTGTGGCTAAGCTAGTGGCTGTCTGCATCATGCAGCACAACATCGCCACCCGGCAATGCCTGCTGGCCCCCCAGGAgcttcccctcccaaaccctgtgTCGCCAGTGCAGGAGAATGTGGAGGCGGCGACACGGACTGCTGCCCAGCAGGACTTTAGGGGGCACTTGAATCAGGAGTGTGTGCGAGCTCATATCTGGGCCACTTAG